In Dromiciops gliroides isolate mDroGli1 chromosome 4, mDroGli1.pri, whole genome shotgun sequence, one DNA window encodes the following:
- the ALG3 gene encoding dol-P-Man:Man(5)GlcNAc(2)-PP-Dol alpha-1,3-mannosyltransferase isoform X1, translated as MAAGVRKRSPAGTGAGSGARWGLGLGPAPLKRAWQERWLLLLEPRYTPLVAACLCLAEVGINHWVIRRVAYTEIDWKAYMAEVEGVINGTYDYTQLRGDTGPLVYPAGFVYIFMGLYYATSRGTDIRLAQHIFLVLYLATLLLVFRIYSRTRRVPPFVFFFMCCASYRVHSIFVLRLFNDPVAMALLFLSINLLLSQRWGWGCACFSLAVSVKMNVLLFAPGLLFLLLSQFGLRGTLPKLGICALLQLVLGLPFLLENPAGYLSRSFDLGRQFLFRWTVNWRFLPEALFLNRTFHLALLAAHLSLLALFAFCRWPRSGESILSLLKDPSKRKTPAQPLTSNQIVSVLFTSNFIGICFSRSLHYQFYVWYFHTLPYLLWATPSRWLTHLLRLLVLGLIELSWNTYPSTCCSSVALHLCHAVILLQLWLGSKAFPKASQPLQPSKKAP; from the exons ATGGCGGCGGGGGTGCGGAAGCGGAGCCCGGCCGGGACCGGGGCCGGCTCCGGCGCGCGCTGGGGGCTGGGCCTGGGACCGGCGCCGCTGAAGCGGGCCTGGCAGGAgcggtggctgctgctgctggagcCGCGCTACACACCGCTCGTGGCTGCCTGCCTCTGCCTGGCGGAGGTGGGCATCAACCACTGGGTCATACGCAGGGTGGCCT ACACAGAGATTGACTGGAAGGCCTACATGGCGGAGGTGGAGGGGGTCATCAACGGCACCTATGACTACACTCAGCTTCGAGGCGACACCGGCCCCCtcgt CTACCCGGCAGGCTTTGTGTACATCTTCATGGGGCTCTACTATGCCACGAGCCGAGGGACCGACATCCGCCTGGCCCAGCACATCTTTCTGGTCCTCTACCTGGCCACCCTGCTGCTAGTCTTCCGGATCTACAGTCGTACGAGGAGG GTGCCTCCTTTCGTCTTCTTCTTCATGTGCTGCGCCTCCTATCGGGTGCACTCCATCTTCGTGCTGCGGCTCTTCAATGACCCGGTGGCCATGGCGCTGCTCTTCCTCAGCATTAACCTGCTGCTCTCCCAGCGCTGGGGCTGGGGATGCGCTTGTTTCAG TCTGGCAGTATCAGTGAAGATGAACGTGCTGCTCTTCGCTCCAGGGctgctctttcttctcctttctcaatTTGGCCTCCGTGGGACCCTTCCCAAGCTGGGCATCTGTGCCCTGCTCCAG CTCGTCCTGGGCTTGCCCTTCCTGCTGGAGAACCCAGCCGGCTACCTGTCCCGATCTTTTGACCTGGGTCGGCAGTTCCTCTTCCGCTGGACTGTGAACTGGAGATTCCTGCCCGAGGCGCTCTTCCTGAATCGCACCTTTCACCTGGCCCTGCTGGCTGCTCACCTGAGTCTGCTGGCACTCTTTGCCTTCTGCAGGTGGCCCAG gtcAGGAGAAAGTATCCTGTCCCTCCTGAAAGACCCCTCAAAGAGGAAAACCCCGGCCCAGCCCCTCACTTCGAATC AGATAGTGTCTGTGCTCTTCACCTCCAACTTCATTGGCATCTGCTTTAGCCGATCCCTCCACTACCAGTTCTACGTCTGGTATTTCCACACGCTGCCCTACCTCCTCTGGGCTACGCCCTCCCGCTGGCTCACTCACCTGCTCAG gtTACTGGTGCTTGGCCTCATTGAGCTCTCTTGGAACACCTACCCTTCCACGTGCTGCAGCTCGGTGGCCCTGCACCTGTGCCACGCTGTCATTCTGCTGCAGCTGTGGCTGGGCTCCAAGGCCTTCCCCAAGGCCTCCCAACCCCTTCAACCCAGCAAGAAGGCCCCCTGA
- the ALG3 gene encoding dol-P-Man:Man(5)GlcNAc(2)-PP-Dol alpha-1,3-mannosyltransferase isoform X2, translated as MAEVEGVINGTYDYTQLRGDTGPLVYPAGFVYIFMGLYYATSRGTDIRLAQHIFLVLYLATLLLVFRIYSRTRRVPPFVFFFMCCASYRVHSIFVLRLFNDPVAMALLFLSINLLLSQRWGWGCACFSLAVSVKMNVLLFAPGLLFLLLSQFGLRGTLPKLGICALLQLVLGLPFLLENPAGYLSRSFDLGRQFLFRWTVNWRFLPEALFLNRTFHLALLAAHLSLLALFAFCRWPRSGESILSLLKDPSKRKTPAQPLTSNQIVSVLFTSNFIGICFSRSLHYQFYVWYFHTLPYLLWATPSRWLTHLLRLLVLGLIELSWNTYPSTCCSSVALHLCHAVILLQLWLGSKAFPKASQPLQPSKKAP; from the exons ATGGCGGAGGTGGAGGGGGTCATCAACGGCACCTATGACTACACTCAGCTTCGAGGCGACACCGGCCCCCtcgt CTACCCGGCAGGCTTTGTGTACATCTTCATGGGGCTCTACTATGCCACGAGCCGAGGGACCGACATCCGCCTGGCCCAGCACATCTTTCTGGTCCTCTACCTGGCCACCCTGCTGCTAGTCTTCCGGATCTACAGTCGTACGAGGAGG GTGCCTCCTTTCGTCTTCTTCTTCATGTGCTGCGCCTCCTATCGGGTGCACTCCATCTTCGTGCTGCGGCTCTTCAATGACCCGGTGGCCATGGCGCTGCTCTTCCTCAGCATTAACCTGCTGCTCTCCCAGCGCTGGGGCTGGGGATGCGCTTGTTTCAG TCTGGCAGTATCAGTGAAGATGAACGTGCTGCTCTTCGCTCCAGGGctgctctttcttctcctttctcaatTTGGCCTCCGTGGGACCCTTCCCAAGCTGGGCATCTGTGCCCTGCTCCAG CTCGTCCTGGGCTTGCCCTTCCTGCTGGAGAACCCAGCCGGCTACCTGTCCCGATCTTTTGACCTGGGTCGGCAGTTCCTCTTCCGCTGGACTGTGAACTGGAGATTCCTGCCCGAGGCGCTCTTCCTGAATCGCACCTTTCACCTGGCCCTGCTGGCTGCTCACCTGAGTCTGCTGGCACTCTTTGCCTTCTGCAGGTGGCCCAG gtcAGGAGAAAGTATCCTGTCCCTCCTGAAAGACCCCTCAAAGAGGAAAACCCCGGCCCAGCCCCTCACTTCGAATC AGATAGTGTCTGTGCTCTTCACCTCCAACTTCATTGGCATCTGCTTTAGCCGATCCCTCCACTACCAGTTCTACGTCTGGTATTTCCACACGCTGCCCTACCTCCTCTGGGCTACGCCCTCCCGCTGGCTCACTCACCTGCTCAG gtTACTGGTGCTTGGCCTCATTGAGCTCTCTTGGAACACCTACCCTTCCACGTGCTGCAGCTCGGTGGCCCTGCACCTGTGCCACGCTGTCATTCTGCTGCAGCTGTGGCTGGGCTCCAAGGCCTTCCCCAAGGCCTCCCAACCCCTTCAACCCAGCAAGAAGGCCCCCTGA